In the Drosophila takahashii strain IR98-3 E-12201 chromosome 3R, DtakHiC1v2, whole genome shotgun sequence genome, one interval contains:
- the LOC108056196 gene encoding microtubule-associated protein futsch isoform X2, producing MSETKKLLDALLCDIYGRQEQLAKRMRRCCRDPAFPRRSPKQKKGQLAQLASGMVGNRSTLERLDVRKLIDVCAILKVEILMLGYLLERVLVARDRLQRHQEVLCEFVTAVLVVESDDAQPKMRFSLSPPPQKAISSARLTSPTKNSTTTSCSTTPGSNDRSPISSSTTTMLARNGGGHGTSPTASGSADDEATSDYNQWLHAMKLVARLPGGTPPEFRRKLWLSLADKYLKSKNVDWTQQREKCFCEEWREDDEELGIQIVKDLHRTGSNLCTGPAGSINQAKLKRILLGYARYNPEVGYCQGFNMLGALILQVMDKEEEESMKVMIYLVEGVLPTGYFYGSMGGLQADMGVFRELMQTRLPRLAKHLQRLQGPVENAFEPPLTNVFTMQWFLTMFCTCLPMSCVLRVWDLVLIEGSDVLLRTALVLWSLLEERVLSVRSADEFYGKMGSYSSELLNGHLVDSNGLIERVVKLGPIADLRQLRDKHLYNIAPLRHKQGLQLYYDEEDTHSDEERIAVATVFGLNWGRRGSVGPTAAAAGKQQVEQKDRLALDISLLKKQYDRLRERQKQAHVILTTACSTAARQGSGGPSTNSQSVPVNQLLLGRPAIVTNKGKRVSAPLGAIPPARKPSLPAVLHTKPAAEKQLRRGETLLWRDTDPSQRRRDSLTWKEIKADRAAMMREGIDSSSVRTQKLRTRFGKSDSSSYSEDSDGEQDTGVGGAAGGGGSSTDTSLCDDDDPKSMEKSPKHKAKLARKLKEQKQLSSSSREASLERQRPKSWAPGSHEIPFMLMGTDSGDEKEPAVKEDAEEEREDLGEDSATESGRFGFDKESDLVSYKLEPLKIPSETEFPVSPIATQREKSEAEEDLLEEQKRFDVSDSGVTNQYFERVNSVERPNRLELSYSLNEEETDTSAIYLEEREKVEGHSGDREYKSLPPLFAREEDDDSVQVAGKVPQIRDDNIPGENKDDYKELLSMTIEENSGFRPPPPTASTLSNASRKRRDPRRKTLTRSSTIEIEERYQALERRISQDQPNVGHSKYIPSTAALEERFNTLEKQLSAEKQRKEMVEMESDYPSKSERIPSTADLETRFNSLTKQLSSSESSSKAPIDLKDEEPPSGSGSKEQKDSEKTSKLHKSEELQSDTKETTEKTETSDTKEKVSEEKGTEQPRLKKLPSTAELEDRFNALERKMSVQKSSPSKTKKEPPDEEETKATEEPEESDKLKQKTKESPSTTPSEDPKDADKRKPETKKIPESPTKNQDQKVKAESPKLEEKSIKAKTKKSETSPISKEDKQSDSEKVEPIKKEAAASAEALKKPDSEAGEANKKETDVTTKKIDAEKVKAIEKTVSETSKSDTKSCPNEKSASSEPESAKTPRKSPPSTEELEKRFNALEKQMSTTNLETPKEAEQTKSSAENQTSKENEKAQKSMKSFDDKIKQVNTAIAEEQKKVKQEDPAEKKRKNLEESEAPKEKEEKSELSEEGGQKVKSQRRASEPPSTEDLEKRYETLKRRMSSKNHFGATNETVDEALERIQQEVISEAVEEKKPPPSTEDLESRFEALHGKKEEASSTTTQPKHVDVAIEAHIPSPPPPPPPPKERPILAEPVLHQQQALIEELQSKMRGQSPGEENLKPSEINPQRRQQQQQRRNPLQRPAPMGDETSEAPANTAYYRAANHDQWQQRMVRRFSDLPSRADLENRLQFLERQLYKKFYKQRCASDSEVASKVKLPPPDDQPSTSRQARVLEAEGQLEQRVLALEKQLSENSLKLLEAMRERQRSGGASDSGSPRRLSTETIDATCKELVRYSQNIGELEEVDAHKPINISINIKMMVNKDSGESKQPKGESKPTTEDLTRRLEQLEQQLLEERAKNGSIPTENEVIEQIPEKAAESDDCKKQEKNCHNQNVKSDEAEKSEVPVEGKIEPEAVKETKTLENEEKAQARAKEVVTEKASKEEKAVVDEKSPIKDKSEDEIKKKSVTTKVAVAKETSTKEKPSEPEKEASSSKDPKPKEAPSQEETTKKESEKPKNEASLSTSKPENPKTETNKSKEAPVTASKESTKQLPEKKETSKDSASKELPEKMVINATEVGPMDPNSKTVVLLMDNEPRASKVRRLTRANTEELEDLFQALEKQLNDRNLVKSEDGRLIRVDSKPSAEQVEQAQAICDLTKEIEDFTTAKPEEKEKPKKAEKVDKPEPEEPEDYDWGPNTVKHHLKRKTVYLPSTKELESRFRSLERQIKLLEDVEKIDVEQRLNEIERKIKLQYSLSHEKDLNKYLELCEGKGLDDEEPLPLETPTKAEETATVRDRSRSPGRKVATKSPYTSPTRKAATKSPYTSPSRKAAKSPYTSPSRHRQRSPSPTRSPERKSKRSPYTSPARRKPHPNDLPISDDLEYKYRVLDLVRSKSKENLAKRMHDPNRKPAIHPLEMILSPSPDDSAIPTTGELEHRIRLLDEKLRSPAKTRSKSRSRSPTIDDMKRQKMRDEQKPRTPVHNLERIVSSPGRPEPPTADELEERIRILEQDHKFDFKTQKDYKAFNQKLKDVISPSLSFEEFRAAKSREQSPRRHGATTPKSALRRDDFDETHASGATTHYRPTSPKVIRFRDEDEDEDQFEEAPRSKSRHNSDRMKTLADQPSAIRSYASSSEGLDALGSRLMRETSPITRTGTHTGVPLRTGENINDRLSSIKNSIKSIDTLCEEKPYQKEKCQRYIDSLFSDSLHFASKKSSLEDLSLSRSLSRSESRGRSIHRSGDYAPSIRITSEHRSLGSAESRRSPLGDRDTSPLHHRSHREVSRELSPRRRRLLEEEDEERKDRESSRVRRDNLLPNYFADNRSELSSGSSLTGFNHKVDRQLEETCAKYADDARRSACRTPLSHPYESRTTATRHSHTDPVQIQASTTGAASATDSFPRPVSPYRQPYDPYHRSPVGAGGGTPLYQPGKLEIRHTTVTSTFYDRFLTEKQIERQTHSRPPSRSPVVSPSVPAKSYGDLCSTTSATSSSTTTIASSTSSSFMSSSYAGASFSLPSSSNYSYLNPGASGVSSTSPRASCSDLRSTTTTTAASLTTATTTTTTTSSYVPYNFSSSFTSRLSDPITTCSASTVSTSSLTHSTGVYNPMMSFTLREPLTGSSLGGSSASPLLPFQFNRTFTSNFDKEQNKQ from the exons ATGAG TGAAACCAAGAAGCTACTCGATGCATTGCTGTGCGACATTTACGGCCGGCAGGAACAGTTGGCCAAGCGAATGAGGCGCTGCTGTAGGGATCCTGCCTTCCCACGCCGATCCCCGAAGCAGAAGAAAGGACAATTGGCTCAGCTGGCCAGCGGAATGGTGGGAAATCGATCCACCCTGGAGCGCTTGGATGTGCGCAAGCTCATCGATGTTTGTGCCATCCTGAAGGTTGAGATCCTCATGCTCGGCTATCTTTTGGAGAGGGTCCTAGTGGCCAGGGATCGCCTGCAAAGACATCAGGAGGTTCTTTGCGAGTTCGTCACCGCCGTGCTCGTCGTGGAAAGTG ACGATGCACAGCCTAAAATGCGTTTTAGCCTCTCACCACCGCCACAGAAAGCCATTAGCAGTGCCCGCCTAACCTCGCCCACTAAaaacagcaccaccaccagctgCTCCACCACCCCCGGCAGCAACGATAGAAGCCCCAttagcagcagcaccaccactaTGCTGGCCCGCAATGGCGGAGGCCACGGTACCAGCCCCACCGCCTCCGGATCTGCCGACGATGAAGCCACCTCGGACTACAACCAGTGGCTGCATGCGATGAAACTGGTGGCCCGACTGCCCGGAGGCACTCCACCCGAGTTCCGACGCAAG TTGTGGCTCTCGCTGGCGGACAAGTACCTCAAGTCGAAGAACGTGGATTGGACGCAGCAGCGGGAGAAGTGCTTCTGCGAGGAGTGGCGcgaggacgacgaggagcTGGGCATTCAAATCGTCAAG GATCTGCATCGCACTGGCTCGAATCTGTGCACCGGCCCCGCGGGCTCCATTAACCAAGCCAAGCTGAAGCGCATCCTGCTCGGCTACGCCCGCTACAATCCCGAGGTGGGCTATTGCCAG GGCTTCAACATGCTGGGAGCCCTCATATTGCAGGTGATggacaaggaggaggaggagtccaTGAAGGTCATGATCTACCTGGTGGAGGGCGTGCTGCCGACGGGCTACTTCTACGGCTCGATGGGCGGCCTGCAGGCGGACATGGGCGTCTTCCGGGAGCTGATGCAGACGCGACTGCCACGCCTCGCGAAGCACCTGCAGCGCCTCCAGGGACCCGTGGAGAACGCCTTCGAGCCGCCGCTGACAAACGTCTTCACCATGCAGTGGTTCCTCACCATGTTCTGCACCTGCCTGCCCATGTCCTGCGTCCTGCGCGTCTGGGATCTGGTCCTCATCGAGGGCAGCGACGTCCTCCTGCGCACCGCCCTCGTCCTCTGGAGTTTGCTGGAAGA ACGTGTGCTTAGCGTCCGATCTGCGGATGAGTTCTATGGCAAGATGGGTTCCTACTCCAGCGAGCTCCTCAACGGTCATCTGGTTGACTCCAATGGACTGATTGAGCGGGTGGTGAAGCTAGGACCCATTGCGGATTTGCGACAGCTGCGGGATAAGCACCTCTACAACATTGCCCCACTGCGTCACAAACAGGGATTGCA ACTCTACTATGACGAGGAGGACACCCACTCAGATGAGGAGCGCATAGCGGTGGCCACCGTTTTTGGCTTGAATTGGGGCAGACGTGGATCTGTGGGAccgacggcggcggcggcgggaaAGCAGCAAGTGGAGCAGAAGGACCGCCTGGCCTTGGATATTTCCCTGCTGAAGAAGCAGTATGATCGCCTGAGGGAGCGCCAGAAGCAGGCTCATGTCATCCTAACCACAGCTTGTTCCACGGCAGCGCGGCAGGGATCAGGAGGTCCCTCTACCAACTCCCAGTCGGTGCCGGTGAATCAGTTGCTACTCGGTCGCCCGGCCATTGTGACCAACAAGGGCAAGCGGGTCAGTGCCCCCTTGGGCGCCATTCCGCCCGCTCGGAAGCCCTCTCTCCCAGCGGTCCTTCATACCAAGCCAGCTGCCGAGAAGCAGCTGCGCAGGGGAGAGACTCTGCTCTGGAGGGACACCGATCCGAGCCAAAGGCGACGGGATAGCCTGACCTGGAAGGAGATCAAGGCAGATCGGGCGGCCATGATGCGGGAGGGCATTGATTCGAGCTCCGTTAGGACCCAAAAGCTGCGCACGCGATTCGGAAAGAGCGACAGCTCCTCGTACAGCGAGGACAGCGATGGGGAGCAGGACACCGGAGTGGGAGGAGCagcgggaggaggaggatctaGCACTGACACCAGCCTCTGCGACGATGATGATCCCAAGTCCATGGAGAAGAGTCCCAAGCACAAGGCGAAGCTAGCGCGCAAGCTCAAGGAGCAGAAGCAGCTGAGTTCCAGTTCCAGGGAGGCGAGTTTGGAGCGGCAGAGGCCCAAATCCTGGGCTCCTGGCAGCCACGAGATTCCCTTCATGCTGATGGGCACCGATAGCGGGGATGAGAAGGAGCCGGCGGTGAAGGAGGATGCGGAAGAGGAAAGGGAAGACTTAGGGGAGGATAGTGCCACTGAAAGCGGTCGTTTTGGCTTTGACAAGGAATCGGATTTGGTCAGCTATAAGCTGGAGCCATTGAAAATTCCCAGCGAAACCGAGTTTCCAGTTAGTCCCATAGCCACGCAAAGAGAAAAGAGCGAAGCTGAGGAAGATTTGCTGGAGGAGCAAAAGCGCTTCGATGTGAGCGATAGCGGAGTCACGAATCAGTATTTCGAAAGGGTCAACAGCGTGGAGCGTCCCAATCGACTGGAGCTATCCTACTCGCTCAACGAAGAGGAGACGGATACTAGTGCAATTTACCTGGAGGAACGCGAGAAGGTGGAGGGGCATAGCGGCGATAGGGAATACAAATCGCTGCCCCCACTTTTCGCAAGGGAGGAGGATGATGATAGTGTACAGGTGGCTGGCAAGGTGCCTCAGATTCGGGACGATAACATTCCAGGTGAGAACAAGGATGACTACAAAGAACTGCTGAGCATGACGATAGAGGAGAATTCGGGCTTTAGACCACCTCCTCCCACAGCCAGCACTTTGAGTAATGCCAGCCGAAAGCGAAGGGATCCGCGACGCAAAACCCTGACCCGATCATCGACCATTGAGATCGAGGAACGATATCAGGCTCTGGAGCGAAGAATCAGCCAGGATCAGCCGAATGTTGGGCACTCCAAGTACATTCCCAGCACAGCTGCTCTGGAGGAGCGGTTCAATACCCTGGAAAAGCAACTAAGTGCCGAAAAGCAGCGCAAGGAGATGGTCGAAATGGAGTCCGACTATCCGAGTAAATCCGAGCGAATTCCCTCCACCGCCGATCTCGAAACACGCTTCAATTCCTTAACAAAGCAATTGAGTTCCAGCGAATCTAGTTCCAAAGCTCCGATTGATCTCAAGGACGAAGAGCCCCCAAGTGGCAGCGGTTCCAAGGAGCAAAAGGATAGTGAAAAAACCAGCAAGCTGCACAAATCCGAGGAGCTCCAATCGGATACAAAAGAAACTACagaaaaaaccgaaaccagCGATACCAAAGAAAAAGTGAGCGAAGAAAAGGGCACCGAGCAGCCTCGCCTTAAAAAGCTTCCATCAACCGCCGAGCTGGAAGATCGTTTCAATGCCCTGGAACGCAAAATGAGCGTACAGAAGAGCAGCCCATCCAAAACCAAGAAAGAGCCACCCGATGAAGAAGAAACTAAAGCCACTGAAGAACCAGAAGAGTCCGACAAGCTGAAGCAGAAGACAAAGGAGAGTCCTTCAACTACTCCTTCAGAGGATCCCAAAGACGCTGATAAGAGAAAAccagaaacaaaaaagatcCCAGAATCACCCACAAAAAACCAAGATCAGAAAGTTAAGGCTGAGTCGCCAAAACTTGaagaaaaatctataaaagcCAAAACCAAGAAATCTGAAACTTCTCCAATTAGTAAAGAAGATAAACAATCTGATTCAGAAAAGGTTGAGCCTATAAAGAAAGAGGCTGCTGCAAGTGCAGAAGCTCTCAAGAAGCCCGATTCTGAAGCTGGCGAAGCAAATAAGAAAGAAACTGATGtgaccacaaaaaaaattgatgccGAAAAGGTAAAAGCCATCGAGAAAACGGTTTCAGAAACTTCCAAGTCCGATACAAAATCTTGTCCTAATGAAAAATCAGCTTCTAGTGAACCAGAATCTGCAAAAACTCCTCGAAAATCTCCACCCTCCACAGAGGAACTGGAAAAACGATTCAATGCCTTGGAAAAACAGATGAGCACTACCAACTTAGAAACACCCAAAGAGGCTGAGCAAACAAAGTCATCGGCTGAGAATCAAACatcaaaagaaaatgaaaaggcACAAAAATCTATGAAATCTTTTGATGATAAGATTAAACAAGTTAATACCGCAATAGCAGAAGAGCAGAAGAAAGTTAAGCAGGAAGATCCGGCTGAGAAGAAGCGTAAAAACCTTGAAGAAAGTGAAGCCCCTAAAGAGAAAGAAGAAAAGTCAGAGCTTTCAGAAGAGGGCGGGCAAAAGGTGAAGAGCCAGAGAAGAGCTTCCGAACCACCATCCACGGAAGATTTAGAAAAGCGCTACGAAACCTTAAAGCGTCGCATGAGCAGCAAAAATCATTTTGGCGCAACAAACGAAACAGTTGATGAAGCTCTCGAGAGGATCCAACAGGAGGTGATTTCAGAGGCAGTGGAGGAGAAGAAGCCGCCACCGTCGACTGAGGATCTGGAGAGTCGCTTTGAGGCACTGCATGGTAAGAAGGAGGAGGCCTCTTCGACAACCACACAACCCAAGCACGTAGACGTGGCCATCGAGGCGCATATTCCAagtccaccaccaccgcctccACCACCGAAAGAACGTCCCATTCTGGCCGAACCCGTTCTTCACCAGCAACAGGCTCTGATCGAGGAGCTGCAGAGCAAGATGCGTGGCCAATCACCCGGCGAGGAGAACCTCAAGCCCAGCGAGATAAATCCACAGAggagacagcagcagcagcagaggagGAATCCCCTCCAACGACCCGCGCCCATGGGCGATGAGACCTCGGAAGCACCTGCAAACACGGCTTACTACAGAGCGGCAAACCATGATCAATGGCAACAGCGCATGGTGCGTCGGTTCTCGGATTTACCCTCCCGGGCCGATCTGGAGAACCGGCTGCAGTTCCTGGAGAGGCAACTCTACAAGAAGTTCTACAAGCAGCGCTGTGCAAGTGATTCCGAAGTTGCATCGAAGGTCAAGCTCCCGCCGCCGGATGACCAGCCGAGCACCTCCCGCCAGGCCAGAGTCCTGGAGGCCGAGGGACAACTGGAGCAGCGTGTCCTGGCGCTGGAGAAGCAGCTGAGCGAGAACAGTCTCAAGCTGCTGGAGGCGATGAGGGAGCGTCAGAGGTCGGGAGGAGCTAGTGACAGTGGATCTCCTCGGCGGCTCAGCACGGAGACAATCGACGCCACTTGCAAGGAGCTGGTCAGATACTCGCAGAACATTGGTGAGCTGGAGGAGGTGGATGCCCACAAGCCCATTAACATAAGCATCAACATCAAAATGATGGTCAACAAGGATAGTGGTGAATCCAAGCAACCGAAAGGTGAGTCCAAGCCCACGACAGAGGATCTCACCCGTCGCCTGGAGCAATTGGAGCAGCAATTGTTGGAGGAGCGGGCCAAGAATGGCTCAATACCAACCGAAAATGAAGTAATCGAACAAATTCCAGAAAAGGCAGCTGAAAGTGACGACTGCAAGAAGCAAGAGAAAAACTGCCACAATCAAAATGTGAAAAGTGACGAAGCTGAGAAGTCGGAAGTGCCAGTTGAGGGGAAAATTGAACCGGAAGCTGTGAAGGAAACCAAAACCCTGGAAAACGAGGAAAAGGCGCAGGCTCGAGCAAAAGAGGTGGTTACAGAAAAAGCCAGTAAAGAGGAAAAAGCTGTGGTGGATGAAAAATCTCCCATTAAAGATAAATCAGAAgatgaaattaaaaagaaatcagtGACCACCAAAGTTGCTGTCGCCAAGGAAACATCAACAAAAGAGAAACCTTCAGAGCCCGAGAAAGAAGCATCCTCGAGCAAAGACCCTAAGCCCAAGGAAGCTCCTTCTCAAGAAGAAACCACCAAAAAGGAAAGTGAAAAGCCTAAAAATGAGGCATCACTCTCCACAAGCAAACCAGAAAATCCGAAAACTGAAACCAACAAATCAAAGGAAGCACCGGTCACCGCCAGCAAAGAATCAACCAAACAACTGCCagagaaaaaagaaacaagcAAAGACTCGGCTTCCAAAGAACTGCCCGAGAAAATGGTGATCAATGCCACCGAAGTGGGACCCATGGATCCCAATAGCAAAACAGTGGTGCTGCTAATGGACAACGAACCCAGAGCCTCGAAGGTTAGGAGATTGACCAGAGCCAACACCGAAGAACTGGAAGATCTTTTCCAGGCCCTAGAGAAACAACTCAACGATCGGAATCTCGTCAAATCAGAAGATGGTCGCCTGATACGAGTAGATAGCAAGCCAAGTGCCGAGCAAGTGGAGCAGGCCCAGGCCATTTGTGATCTCACCAAGGAAATCGAGGATTTCACCACCGCCAAGCCGGAGGAGAAAGAGAAGCCGAAGAAGGCGGAAAAGGTGGACAAACCAGAGCCAGAAGAACCAGAGGACTACGACTGGGGACCAAACACCGTCAAGCATCACCTGAAACGCAAAACCGTTTACCTGCCCTCCACCAAAGAGTTGGAATCTCGCTTCCGCTCCTTGGAACGTCAAATAAAACTGCTCGAGGATGTGGAGAAGATTGATGTGGAGCAGCGTTTGAATGAAAttgaaaggaaaattaaacTGCAATACTCGCTTTCCCACGAAAAGGATTTAAACAAGTACTTGGAGCTGTGTGAGGGTAAGGGTCTGGATGACGAGGAACCATTGCCCTTGGAAACCCCCACAAAGGCGGAGGAAACTGCAACGGTAAGGGATCGATCACGCAGTCCTGGACGCAAGGTGGCCACCAAATCTCCGTATACTTCTCCCACGCGAAAGGCAGCTACCAAATCTCCCTACACCTCTCCTTCCCGAAAGGCAGCCAAATCACCTTATACTTCGCCCTCCCGACATCGCCAGCGATCGCCTTCTCCCACACGCTCGCCGGAAAGGAAGTCCAAGCGGAGTCCCTACACTTCACCAGCCCGCCGCAAGCCACATCCTAACGATCTTCCCATCTCCGACGATCTGGAGTACAAGTATAGGGTACTCGATCTGGTAAGATCCAAATCCAAGGAGAACTTGGCCAAGCGAATGCACGATCCCAACCGAAAGCCGGCCATACATCCACTCGAAATGATTCTAAGCCCCAGTCCGGATGACAGTGCAATACCCACAACAGGGGAACTGGAGCACCGGATACGACTGCTGGATGAAAAACTCAGGTCGCCAGCCAAAACCCGATCCAAGTCTCGCTCCCGATCGCCCACCATCGATGACATGAAACGCCAGAAGATGCGGGATGAGCAAAAGCCACGGACACCGGTCCACAATCTGGAGAGAATAGTCAGTTCTCCTGGCCGACCAGAGCCACCCACTGCCGACGAGCTCGAGGAGCGCATACGCATTCTCGAGCAGGATCACAAGTTTGACTTCAAGACCCAGAAGGACTACAAGGCATTCAATCAAAAGCTCAAGGACGTCATCTCACCCTCGCTTTCCTTTGAGGAATTCCGGGCGGCCAAGTCCCGGGAGCAAAGCCCCCGCCGCCATGGCGCCACAACGCCCAAGTCTGCCCTCCGTCGTGACGATTTCGATGAGACGCACGCTAGCGGTGCCACCACCCACTACCGGCCCACCAGCCCCAAGGTCATACGGTTCCGGGACGaagacgaggacgaggaccaGTTCGAGGAGGCGCCCAGGTCGAAGTCGCGCCACAACAGCGATCGAATG AAGACTCTTGCAGATCAGCCATCGGCCATTCGCAGCTACGCCAGCAGCTCGGAGGGTCTGGATGCCCTGGGTAGTCGTCTAATGAGG GAAACCTCCCCGATTACCAGAACCGGAACCCATACGGGCGTACCTCTGCGAACGGGGGAGAACATCAACGACCGCCTCAGTTCGATCAAGAACTCCATCAAATCGATCGACACCCTGTGCGAGGAGAAGCCCTACCAGAAGGAGAAGTGCCAGCGGTACATCGACTCACTCTTCTCGGACTCGCTGCACTTTGCCAGCAAGAAGAGTTCTCTGGAGGATCTCAGTCTCAGCCGCAGTCTGAGTCGCAGTGAGAGCAGAGGCAGGAGTATTCACAGATCAGGGGACTATGCTCCCTCAATAAGAATCACCTCGGAGCATCGATCGCTGGGCTCAGCGGAGTCGCGAAGGAGTCCGCTGGGCGATCGGGATACCAGTCCCCTGCACCATCGATCGCACAGGGAGGTCAGCCGGGAGCTGTCCCCGCGGCGAAGGCGTctgctggaggaggaggatgaggagcgTAAGGATCGGGAGAGCAGTAGGGTAAGACGTGATAACTTGTTGCCAAATTATTTTGCTGATAATCGTAGCGAACTAAGTAGCGGGAGTAGTTTAACCGGGTTTAACCACAAAGTAGATAGACAACTAGAAGAGACGTGCGCCAAGTATGCGGACGATGCCAGACGCTCGGCCTGTCGCACACCGTTGAGCCACCCGTACGAGTCCCGCACCACAGCCACACGCCACAGCCACACAGATCCAGTCCAGATCCAAGCCAGCACAACGGGAGCAGCCAGTGCAACCGATAGTTTCCCCCGGCCCGTGTCGCCCTATCGCCAGCCGTACGATCCCTACCATCGGTCCCCCGTTGGCGCAGGGGGCGGCACACCCCTTTATCAGCCCGGCAAGCTGGAGATTCGCCACACCACCGTAACCTCGACCTTCTATGATCGCTTCCTGACCGAGAAGCAGATCGAGCGGCAGACCCACTCCCGTCCGCCCAGCCGCTCGCCAGTGGTTTCGCCCTCGGTGCCGGCCAAGAGCTACGGGGACTTGTGCAGCACCACTTCAGCCACatccagcagcaccaccaccattgCTTCTAGCACCTCCTCCTCATTCATGTCCAGCAGCTATGCGGGCGCCTCCTTTTCGCTGCCCTCGAGCAGCAACTACTCCTATTTGAACCCGGGTGCTTCGGGTGTCTCCTCCACATCGCCAAGGGCCAGTTGCTCAGATCTTcgctccaccaccaccactaccGCCGCATCCCTTACCACcgccaccacaacaacaacaaccacctcTTCTTATGTGCCCTACAATTTCAGCAGCTCCTTCACTTCTCGCTTGAGCGATCCCATTACCACTTGCTCTGCGAGTACCGTGAGCACTAGTTCCCTCACTCATTCCACGGGTGTCTACAATCCCATGATGTCGTTCACACTGAGGGAACCACTTACCGGCAGTTCCCTGGGTGGTTCAAGTGCCTCTCCATTGCTACCGTTTCAGTTTAATCGAACTTTTACTTCCAACTTCGACAAGGAGCAGAACAAACAGTAG